A stretch of Leptospira perdikensis DNA encodes these proteins:
- a CDS encoding STAS domain-containing protein, with protein MASTKYKKVVVVFKRTKYELDLETYGSIQAYKEVARLNPEVFERTQESHERQLQSREFLKTNVFPNADFVFRENFEPEGETNYDLIVAHGGDNHFTYVAHLAGNTHLIGCNSDPDSSVGALLGFTAEELKEVVKNNFTQTQLESWSLLDTEIQYPNGTKLKTVPAICELSIRNNSPDLTSRFWISYQGKKEEQKCSGLLVYTGAGSTGWISSCFPKKFPPFSKHEAFFHVYSREIRVKSRETEFSLADFRALDQVEVISEMNGGLAVDSLTERHYPFPPYAKATIRLSPEKLFVIVPLKRGESMQDLPYEIEQKRINGTVIVQIKGRMESGPLDRITQTILDEMVGADRKHLILDFSELRYISSLGIRMILDVKMNLQKRNKEMALVGVTSSILQVFHLLGLSNAFQFYPDREEALKSFEEPSKS; from the coding sequence ATGGCTTCAACCAAGTATAAAAAGGTCGTAGTGGTATTCAAACGTACCAAATACGAATTGGATTTGGAAACTTATGGCTCCATTCAAGCCTATAAAGAAGTCGCACGGCTCAATCCGGAAGTCTTTGAGAGGACACAGGAATCTCACGAAAGGCAATTACAATCTAGAGAATTTCTAAAAACGAATGTGTTCCCCAATGCTGATTTTGTATTTCGTGAAAACTTTGAACCAGAAGGTGAGACAAATTACGATTTGATTGTAGCCCATGGTGGTGATAATCATTTCACTTATGTAGCCCATTTGGCCGGGAATACCCATCTAATTGGCTGTAATTCTGATCCTGATTCCTCTGTGGGAGCCCTTCTTGGGTTCACTGCGGAAGAGTTAAAAGAAGTAGTCAAAAACAACTTCACTCAAACTCAATTGGAGTCATGGTCACTACTTGATACAGAAATTCAATATCCAAATGGAACGAAACTAAAAACGGTCCCTGCAATTTGCGAACTTTCTATACGAAATAATAGCCCAGACCTCACATCTAGATTTTGGATTTCCTACCAAGGGAAAAAAGAAGAACAAAAGTGTTCTGGACTCCTTGTTTACACAGGTGCGGGCTCCACAGGTTGGATCAGTTCTTGTTTTCCTAAAAAATTCCCTCCATTTTCAAAACATGAAGCCTTTTTCCATGTTTATTCTCGAGAAATTCGAGTGAAGTCCCGAGAAACAGAGTTTTCCTTGGCAGATTTTAGGGCTTTAGATCAAGTGGAAGTTATTTCAGAAATGAATGGTGGACTGGCGGTTGACTCTCTAACGGAGAGACATTATCCGTTTCCGCCTTACGCTAAGGCGACAATTCGGTTATCGCCTGAGAAATTATTTGTAATTGTTCCGCTAAAGAGAGGGGAATCCATGCAAGACTTACCATACGAAATAGAACAAAAACGCATTAATGGAACCGTCATCGTCCAAATCAAAGGTCGTATGGAATCGGGGCCACTGGATCGGATCACACAAACGATCTTAGACGAAATGGTTGGAGCTGACAGAAAACATCTCATTTTAGATTTTTCAGAACTTCGATATATCTCCAGTCTTGGAATTCGTATGATTTTGGATGTAAAAATGAACTTACAGAAGAGAAATAAAGAAATGGCACTCGTAGGAGTGACTAGTTCCATTCTTCAAGTTTTTCATCTGCTCGGTCTTTCCAATGCTTTTCAATTCTATCCAGACCGTGAAGAAGCATTGAAGTCTTTTGAGGAGCCATCTAAGTCCTAG